The following nucleotide sequence is from Pelagicoccus enzymogenes.
AAATCAAAAGAGCATATCAAGTCGCTCGTCACAACTCCGAGGGCTGCACCCTCTCCGCGTGACAGCTCAGCGTTGGGCAAAAATAGGAAACCTTGACATGGTGGCATATCTTGCCACCATTTTACCGTGAATCGCAAACAACGACTTACCCTAGAAAAAGTAAGGGAGCGTCCAGAACGATCAGACTTACCTTGGAAGGACATCGAGAACATGCTCTCAGCCTTGGGAGCAGAGATTTCCGAGGGAAGTGGATCTCGAGTTCG
It contains:
- a CDS encoding type II toxin-antitoxin system HicA family toxin, which produces MNRKQRLTLEKVRERPERSDLPWKDIENMLSALGAEISEGSGSRVRVYLNGVRAVFHRPHPQKETDKGAVKSVRRFLEAAGE